A part of Astatotilapia calliptera chromosome 15, fAstCal1.2, whole genome shotgun sequence genomic DNA contains:
- the LOC113037557 gene encoding uncharacterized protein LOC113037557 yields MKTEERHFAEACAEQFQTVARRWRIEEKVTTVGTDSARNMITAARIMPFNHMPCTAHILQRCITVSLADSGFVTVSLADSGFVTALAKCRKIVGHFKHSPANTAELNAEQVSLGRKQEPLAQDVPTRWNSTLEMVKRLIRNQTAVTATLDKQKHKLVLLTPPEWDKLQRLETLLEPCRYVTELLGGEAYVSCSVVLPAFCHLRRVMEVTDEDPAYVVRFKEKFKEDLASRQEHTNYAWLQIATALDPRFKDLRSVPKTDREAVWTTLAGMLHEDSPRRSHTAEEGPAKKRLSLLQMDSDSESEEEVQQDRAIQRYRAEPCTALLTLTVVGSSCRSPQPAGPPCSQIPGHSCLHSAL; encoded by the exons ATGAAAACGGAAGAGCGGCACTTTGCGGAGGCTTGTGCAGAGCAGTTCCAGACTGTTGCTCGCAGGTGGAGAATTGAGGAGAAGGTGACAACAGTAGGCACGGACAGTGCGCGCAATATGATCACCGCGGCTCGCATCATGCCATTCAATCACATGCCGTGTACCGCGCACATTCTACAGAGATGCATCACAGTGAGTCTCGCAGACAGTGGCTTTGTCACAGTGAGTCTCGCAGACAGTGGCTTTGTCACTGCGCTGGCCAAATGCCGCAAAATTGTTGGCCATTTTAAGCACAGcccagcaaacacagcagagctgaACGCAGAGCAGGTGTCACTGGGGCGCAAGCAGGAGCCGTTGGCCCAGGACGTGCCTACGCGCTGGAACTCCACGCTGGAGATGGTGAAGCGCTTGATCCGCAACCAAACTGCAGTAACCGCGACTCTGgataaacaaaagcataaactTGTCCTCCTGACGCCTCCAGAGTGGGACAAACTCCAGAGACTGGAGACACTTCTAGAGCCCTGCAG ATATGTGACTGAACTGCTGGGAGGAGAGGCCTACGTCTCCTGCTCTGTAGTTCTACCAGCCTTCTGCCACCTGCGCCGTGTCATGGAAGTAACTGATGAGGACCCTGCATATGTGGTGAGGTTTAAAGAGAAGTTTAAGGAAGACCTTGCTTCCCGCCAGGAACATACCAACTATGCATGGCTCCAGATCGCAACTGCACTGGACCCACGTTTTAAAGACCTACGCAGTGTGCCCAAGACTGACAGAGAAGCAGTGTGGACCACACTGGCAGGCATGCTGCATGAAGACTCGCCTAGAAGATCACACACTGCAGAAGAAGGTCCAGCCAAGAAGAGGCTGAGCCTGCTGCAGATGGACTCTGACTCTGAGTCAGAGGAGGAGGTACAGCAGGACAGAGCCATACAGCGCTACAGAGCAGAGCCCTGCACTGCTCTACTCACCCTTACAGTGGTGGGCAGCTCATGCAGGAGCCCACAGCCAGCTGGCCCGCCTTGCTCGCAGATACCTGGCCACTCCTGCCTCCACAGTGCCCTGTGA